In one window of Tellurirhabdus rosea DNA:
- a CDS encoding DUF3987 domain-containing protein, with protein MEEIIYRIRGGIYHDAIASLRRRPLPANDLDSASPQLPAFAVSRRYESSSELRNMAVYTGFLLLDLPLSSHPAEGERIRHSVNEQPETVASFQSACGQYLQVILWTNSPQSAHKERYRAACDWLLRLTDVEPGREADDPKRRCVLSADPAAHFNPAAVPLAPQAARVFTDHFGITSNKEAAKDANATKPAEKEVNNRETTPCIPDWVYEELPPFLKELCAPFDPGRERDVVLISALLVVSACLEVKAEFRGSTHWPNLMGMVLAPPASGKGRLAQSRRLAEGFHGQRLEVYKQQKADYQRALRRHKKAEQEGDWDAEVDLPQKPQMRKFLIPGDSTSASLQEDLLPGESHLIHESETDTLGKAFKAGNGNYSAELRKAFHHEAISVARKTDAYAKEIVNPRLSVALAGTPDQLFGLIKATEDGLFSRFIFYYFDEAQEYQDAVPAGAQSVNAEQHFDLFAQKLEALAQRIAEAPTTFDMTAEQYERYNRRFKTLTKRAQLMDKGADGVIRRFGVIVYRIMMILTTLRMAEQEITDCRLVSNDVDYRVAEGLTDVLLEHTLTVFNRLPKTGARVNKALLRFFDSLPSGSVSRKEAVDIGMQILPVAVRSIGAYLQSLVDMGLLQKTRHGHYEKT; from the coding sequence TTGGAGGAGATCATTTACCGCATCCGAGGCGGAATCTACCATGATGCCATCGCAAGCCTTCGCCGGAGGCCGCTCCCGGCGAACGACCTCGATTCGGCATCGCCGCAACTTCCGGCCTTCGCCGTATCACGACGCTATGAATCCAGTAGCGAACTTCGGAACATGGCCGTCTACACTGGCTTTCTTCTGCTGGACCTGCCCCTAAGTTCTCATCCGGCTGAAGGGGAGCGTATACGCCATAGCGTTAACGAGCAGCCGGAGACAGTCGCCAGTTTTCAAAGCGCCTGCGGACAGTATCTGCAGGTAATCCTGTGGACGAACTCTCCGCAATCAGCGCACAAGGAACGGTACCGTGCCGCCTGTGATTGGTTGCTACGTCTGACGGACGTTGAACCGGGCCGGGAGGCAGATGACCCCAAGCGCCGGTGTGTGCTCTCCGCTGACCCTGCCGCGCACTTCAACCCTGCCGCCGTGCCTCTTGCCCCCCAAGCGGCACGCGTCTTCACCGACCATTTTGGGATTACCTCCAACAAGGAGGCTGCAAAAGATGCAAACGCTACAAAACCGGCTGAGAAGGAAGTCAACAACCGGGAAACCACGCCCTGCATACCGGATTGGGTCTATGAGGAATTACCCCCCTTTCTGAAAGAGCTCTGCGCTCCCTTTGATCCGGGCCGGGAGCGGGATGTGGTGCTCATTTCCGCCCTGCTGGTTGTCAGTGCCTGTCTGGAAGTAAAGGCTGAATTTCGGGGAAGTACCCACTGGCCCAACCTGATGGGTATGGTCTTAGCTCCTCCCGCGTCAGGTAAAGGCCGGTTGGCCCAAAGCCGAAGGCTGGCCGAAGGGTTTCATGGGCAACGTCTGGAGGTGTATAAGCAGCAGAAAGCCGACTACCAGCGAGCCTTGAGACGGCACAAAAAAGCCGAACAGGAGGGCGACTGGGATGCAGAAGTTGACCTGCCTCAGAAACCCCAAATGCGCAAATTCCTCATCCCCGGCGACAGCACCAGTGCGTCACTCCAAGAAGATCTGTTGCCGGGTGAGTCCCACCTGATTCACGAATCGGAGACCGATACACTGGGCAAGGCATTCAAGGCCGGAAACGGTAACTACTCGGCAGAACTGCGTAAGGCCTTTCATCATGAAGCTATTTCTGTCGCCCGCAAAACTGACGCCTATGCGAAGGAAATCGTCAATCCGCGCCTTTCCGTTGCCTTAGCCGGAACACCGGATCAACTCTTCGGCCTCATCAAGGCCACCGAAGACGGCCTGTTCAGCCGGTTTATCTTCTACTACTTCGACGAGGCGCAAGAGTATCAGGACGCTGTTCCTGCAGGTGCTCAGTCGGTTAATGCCGAACAGCACTTTGATCTCTTCGCTCAAAAGCTGGAGGCATTGGCCCAGCGCATCGCCGAGGCGCCTACCACGTTTGACATGACCGCAGAGCAGTACGAGCGGTACAACCGACGCTTCAAGACGTTAACCAAGCGGGCCCAGCTCATGGATAAAGGGGCAGACGGAGTCATTCGGCGCTTCGGAGTGATTGTATACCGAATCATGATGATTCTCACTACGCTGCGGATGGCCGAGCAGGAAATCACCGACTGTCGCCTCGTCAGTAACGACGTGGACTACCGGGTTGCCGAGGGCTTGACCGATGTGCTGCTGGAGCATACCCTGACGGTTTTTAACCGGCTTCCCAAAACAGGCGCTCGGGTGAATAAAGCGTTACTCCGGTTCTTCGATAGCCTGCCCAGCGGATCGGTATCTCGTAAAGAAGCGGTCGACATCGGCATGCAAATACTCCCCGTTGCAGTACGAAGCATTGGTGCTTACCTACAGAGCCTAGTAGATATGGGTCTGCTTCAGAAAACCAGACATGGCCACTATGAAAAAACATAG
- a CDS encoding tyrosine-type recombinase/integrase, whose product MNQKRNPTPLRSGLSFRLELGNKPKRSGEHAILLRITENRRSKRIYTEIDVRKEWWDGKKEEVRRKDEDATRKNLRLHDILGQLKQLKLDSPQMGAEDVMKILRGERNPTKVPTFIEYAYEYYLKDKPFNTRKNTRTILNKVEEFAGHKDVTFAEITLDFVNRFEVFLRRSYLNNDTTVDINLSKVKAVINHAIRHGVIGYDMNPFRMYRIKEGKPRKDRLADDEVESFASVELALNTIIWHTRNYWMFAYYSAGVRFSDVASLRWSNIVQQPDGRVYVSYDMQKTGKYHTVLLPKKALAILNLYEHRRAMGDTALVFPILNPKTDFLDDRSFKVEISRKNALINKYLKKVAERAGITKRVTFHTARHSFADNGRKRVSLYDISKLLGHSRLAITEQYFAKIDHTSMNRAMVDIFPDAESPIPLESKNR is encoded by the coding sequence ATGAATCAAAAACGTAACCCAACCCCGCTGCGGTCCGGTCTATCGTTCCGACTAGAACTGGGTAACAAGCCCAAGCGAAGTGGCGAACATGCTATCCTACTCCGCATCACGGAGAACCGCCGGTCAAAGCGAATCTACACCGAGATCGACGTACGGAAAGAATGGTGGGATGGAAAAAAGGAAGAAGTTAGGCGTAAAGACGAAGACGCCACCCGCAAAAACCTCCGGCTGCACGACATCCTCGGTCAGCTCAAGCAGCTTAAGCTCGACAGTCCTCAAATGGGTGCGGAAGACGTCATGAAAATCTTGCGGGGGGAGAGAAACCCTACCAAGGTTCCCACATTTATCGAATATGCATACGAGTACTATCTCAAAGACAAGCCATTCAACACGCGCAAGAATACACGCACGATCCTCAATAAGGTAGAAGAGTTTGCCGGGCATAAAGACGTCACATTCGCCGAAATCACGCTGGATTTCGTCAATCGCTTTGAGGTATTTCTACGTCGGAGTTACCTCAACAACGACACTACGGTGGACATTAACCTGTCCAAGGTCAAAGCCGTCATTAACCACGCCATACGCCACGGTGTGATCGGATACGACATGAACCCATTCCGGATGTACCGCATTAAGGAAGGCAAGCCCCGCAAAGACCGTTTGGCGGATGATGAAGTCGAAAGCTTCGCGTCGGTGGAGCTGGCCTTAAACACCATTATATGGCACACCCGAAACTATTGGATGTTCGCCTATTACTCGGCAGGGGTTCGCTTCAGCGACGTGGCATCGCTGCGCTGGTCTAACATCGTTCAGCAGCCGGACGGGCGGGTGTATGTCAGCTACGACATGCAGAAGACCGGTAAGTATCATACCGTCCTTCTGCCCAAGAAGGCGCTGGCGATCCTCAACCTATATGAACACCGTCGTGCGATGGGCGACACGGCGCTGGTCTTTCCCATCCTCAACCCCAAGACGGACTTCCTTGATGACCGCTCCTTCAAGGTGGAAATCTCCCGCAAGAACGCCCTCATCAATAAGTACCTGAAGAAGGTGGCAGAGCGGGCGGGCATCACCAAGCGCGTGACCTTTCACACCGCCCGCCATTCGTTCGCTGACAACGGTCGGAAACGGGTGAGCCTCTACGACATCTCCAAGCTGCTTGGCCATAGCAGGCTTGCCATCACGGAGCAGTACTTCGCCAAGATTGACCACACCTCGATGAACCGCGCAATGGTAGACATTTTTCCAGATGCGGAATCCCCTATCCCATTGGAAAGCAAAAACAGATGA
- a CDS encoding BT4734/BF3469 family protein produces MIFFDKINISKFRNLYSIDNEVVTLKEALDDLSNGKYFREIQACRQFVRSGDSVAYRKYKATLPAYTFSGVFRGAHKKENLQSYSQLVIIDIDNLETEQMALVKTSLSLDNHVLAAWFSPSGHGIKVLIPVSSSENEHRQCFQSLNYYFRYKHNIEIDKSGSDICRLCIISYDDRMIVKKMCIPYNYKDYDFPFETTIVSRPSISPEIDKSGIKLQPALFFDPSNRNKPSDREILAKIIKYLYKNKVSITSNYDSWFRVALAIANTFTYDIGEKYFLRLCELDNQIHNEDESIKLLNYCYVNRRVNDISFSTIVYLAKEKGFKT; encoded by the coding sequence ATGATTTTTTTCGACAAAATTAATATTTCAAAATTTAGAAATTTATACTCCATTGATAATGAAGTAGTTACGTTGAAGGAGGCTTTGGATGATTTATCAAACGGTAAGTATTTTAGGGAGATACAAGCTTGCAGGCAGTTTGTTAGAAGCGGGGACTCAGTAGCTTACAGAAAATACAAAGCAACTTTGCCTGCTTATACTTTCAGCGGAGTATTTAGAGGCGCACATAAAAAAGAAAACTTGCAATCGTACTCACAACTAGTTATAATTGATATTGACAATCTAGAAACCGAGCAAATGGCTCTTGTAAAGACCTCCTTGTCTCTCGATAACCACGTTTTGGCGGCTTGGTTTTCTCCTTCTGGACATGGAATAAAAGTATTGATACCTGTCTCAAGTAGTGAAAATGAACATAGACAATGCTTTCAATCTTTAAATTACTATTTTAGATATAAGCATAATATAGAGATAGATAAAAGTGGGAGCGACATATGTAGACTTTGTATAATTTCTTATGATGATAGAATGATAGTTAAAAAAATGTGTATACCATATAATTATAAGGATTATGATTTTCCGTTTGAAACAACAATAGTAAGCCGACCCTCGATATCCCCTGAAATTGATAAAAGTGGTATAAAGTTGCAACCAGCTCTTTTTTTTGACCCATCTAATAGAAATAAGCCAAGCGATAGGGAAATATTAGCTAAAATAATAAAGTATTTGTATAAAAATAAAGTTTCTATAACAAGCAATTATGACAGTTGGTTTAGAGTTGCTCTTGCAATCGCAAATACATTCACTTATGATATTGGGGAAAAATATTTTTTAAGACTATGTGAGCTTGACAACCAGATTCATAATGAGGATGAGAGTATTAAGCTTCTTAACTACTGTTATGTGAACCGACGTGTGAATGACATTTCTTTTTCAACTATAGTTTATTTAGCAAAAGAGAAAGGTTTTAAAACATAG
- a CDS encoding reverse transcriptase domain-containing protein, whose product MSVSLQISNSATPHLKNIVDFKLEDYFTEKNIVDLLIKYRIKAASQRHKHHLMRNISSHELAKSRLENIPPDIQEIIASLPPRRQWRRPDQKNRKIINNSQSISILSIKRCIYYTKYNVRNNREVMPNWLIKLNKIVEEVKERTTQIDYIIKEPVIKPVKKEDHKSCRACRPLSVYSLVDRIIISLTARYFIDLCDPYFLNNSYAFRSTRLKGEVEVANHHLVIRDVNKYRKGFDLESLWVAECDIRKFFDCVNHDVAKSTLDKFLNENNLNIDVNAKRIFYKYLDSYSFNYNVLPLNDSGFFKDKNLGDCFFEWHEEELLDKFYRSQPVHASDKKQTSIVDRVGIPQGGALSCFISNLILHSADLAIQKLELNNNLFYARYCDDMIIIHPDKDVCARALNEYKNCVLENKLLIHEPEEASIYSRNFWKTKSKKPYKWAKYKFSLDSVPWLSFVGYQLNYDGQIRIRKKSLDKEIHKHKKEFKEVLRALGQFSGSEMNINDVSRKTLRQHIHALESRYVSMSVGRVKLHRPNQVHGLCWTNGFKSLSDNPILRSQLKKLDKSRGRHVYLLKKKLAQLTIASTNREFRKNIKFYGAPFSYYGFLIRKGSVID is encoded by the coding sequence ATGTCAGTATCTTTGCAGATTTCCAATTCCGCTACTCCACATTTAAAAAATATAGTTGATTTTAAGTTGGAAGACTATTTTACTGAAAAAAATATAGTTGACCTCTTAATAAAGTATAGGATAAAGGCTGCGTCTCAAAGGCATAAGCATCATTTAATGAGAAATATAAGTTCTCATGAATTGGCAAAAAGCAGGCTAGAAAACATCCCTCCTGATATACAAGAAATTATCGCATCGCTTCCACCTAGAAGGCAATGGAGAAGGCCAGATCAGAAGAATAGAAAAATTATTAATAATTCGCAAAGTATTAGTATACTATCCATCAAGCGATGTATCTATTATACAAAGTATAATGTCAGGAATAACAGAGAAGTGATGCCTAATTGGTTGATTAAATTAAATAAAATAGTTGAAGAGGTAAAAGAAAGAACCACCCAAATAGATTATATAATAAAAGAGCCTGTTATAAAACCTGTTAAAAAAGAGGATCACAAATCTTGCAGAGCTTGTAGGCCCCTATCAGTTTACAGCTTAGTAGATAGAATTATCATTAGTTTAACTGCACGATATTTTATCGATTTATGTGATCCATACTTCCTCAATAACTCATATGCATTTAGATCTACTAGGTTAAAAGGAGAAGTTGAGGTTGCTAACCATCATTTAGTAATCAGAGATGTAAATAAATATCGGAAAGGTTTTGATTTGGAATCACTTTGGGTTGCAGAATGTGATATTAGAAAATTTTTTGATTGCGTTAATCATGACGTAGCAAAGTCTACTCTTGACAAATTTTTAAATGAAAATAATTTAAATATTGATGTAAATGCAAAAAGAATTTTTTATAAATATCTTGACTCATATTCTTTCAATTACAATGTATTACCTCTTAACGACTCCGGTTTTTTTAAGGACAAGAATCTAGGTGATTGTTTCTTTGAGTGGCATGAAGAAGAATTATTAGATAAGTTCTATAGAAGTCAGCCTGTGCATGCCTCTGATAAAAAACAAACATCTATAGTTGATAGAGTGGGCATCCCTCAAGGTGGGGCTCTATCTTGCTTTATTTCTAATTTAATTTTACATAGTGCAGATTTAGCTATTCAAAAACTTGAGTTAAATAATAATTTATTTTATGCCAGATATTGTGATGACATGATTATCATTCATCCAGATAAGGACGTTTGTGCTAGAGCCCTTAATGAGTATAAAAACTGCGTTTTAGAAAACAAATTATTAATTCATGAGCCTGAAGAAGCATCAATATATTCAAGAAATTTTTGGAAAACAAAGTCAAAGAAGCCGTATAAGTGGGCTAAATATAAATTTTCTTTAGATAGCGTACCTTGGTTATCTTTTGTTGGGTATCAGTTAAACTATGATGGACAGATAAGAATTAGAAAAAAATCACTTGATAAAGAAATTCATAAACATAAAAAAGAATTTAAAGAAGTTCTTCGAGCTCTGGGACAGTTCTCAGGGAGCGAGATGAATATTAATGATGTTTCAAGAAAAACTTTGCGTCAGCATATTCATGCATTAGAAAGCCGGTACGTTAGCATGTCGGTAGGACGCGTTAAACTTCACAGACCTAATCAAGTGCATGGACTTTGCTGGACTAATGGCTTTAAGAGTTTAAGTGATAATCCAATTTTGCGATCACAGTTAAAAAAGTTAGATAAGAGCAGAGGCAGACATGTTTACTTACTTAAAAAAAAATTAGCACAATTGACCATCGCATCCACCAATAGGGAATTTAGAAAGAATATAAAATTTTATGGCGCGCCGTTTAGCTACTATGGGTTTCTGATTAGAAAAGGGTCAGTAATAGATTGA